The genomic DNA ATATTCCATAATTTTGTTGAAAAACACCTAAACCCACACCTACTTTTTCACTAATTCGACCAGAATAACTTCCAACATATAATTGAGGTGAATCATCAAAATCTGAAAATTTATTTCTGCTTAAGAAGCTTAAAGATGTTGTGTTCTCTCTTGCTACAGAAAAAGTTGGATTTAAAAAGAACCGATTGTGCTTTAAAAAATTATGAGATGAAAAATTATTATACAATTCTTCTTGTGTACTTTGAGAAAAGATTGTACTTGTAAATAGTACTAATACTGCAATATAAATAGAAGCTTTAAACATATTATTTTACTACTGAAATAGTTCCTTTTTTTATGATTTTACCTTTTTGTTTAATAACGTAAAAAAACAATTGACTTTTAGAAATGGTTTGATTATTTGGCCAATCATTTTGGTAATTTGTAGTTTTTAAAAGCTGCTTTCCATTCGCATTATAAATTTCAACTTCTACATCTAACTTAAATGCATATTTATTTGACAAAACCCAGGCATCATTTACACCATCTCCATTTAATGTAAGCGCATTAGGAACTGCTTGTTCTTCATTCTCAGAAACAGTTACTATCTTAAGAACTTCACAATTATTAACTTTTGCTAATAAATTGTAAATTCCTGGACTATTGATTTCTATTGATGAAAAAGCACTTAACAGGTTTCCATTATTATCTAACCATTCATAAGAATCTGCACCGCTTGCATTAATTATTTTAGTTTTACCGCTATTTAAAATAAAATCTAATGGCGAGTCTATAGTAATAATAGAGGTGTCAAAATCATTTAATAAAATATCGTCAGACGTTGTACTACAACCAAAAGCCGCTACATTAACCTTATAAATACCAGATACTTCTGTTTCAAAAATAAAATGATTAGAATTAGGAACTAAGACACCGTTTTTAAACCATTGGTAGGTATAATTTGAATTCTCTGTTGTTGTTAGTTGAATTGTATTGTCACAAATTATATTTGAACTTAATGATGAAGTTATAAGTACATTTGGTATGCTTAATTTAATTGCTATTTCGTTTGAAACACTCTTTACCCCTCCAATAATGACATTTAAAGAATAAACACCATTTTGATTAAAGTTACCTAGGCTTACCTCTTTTTCTGTTTCATTATTCACGAGAATGCCGTCTTTAAGCCATTGAAAATCTAAATATGTATATTGATTTTCAATTACAACATATTCTATATTATTTGTATCGAAAGCGCGAATAGACTTAACTTCTATAGCTGTAGTATTAGATTTACATGAAACATAATTAGAAGCAACGTCTACAACAGCAGTTAATTTAATAATTTCATTCACGGTAAATTCTGGCGATTCTTGCGTAGTTGCACAAGAACTACCGCCTGTTACTTCCGCTTTATATATTCCTGGTACTGTAATCTCAATTTGATCTTTATTACTGTTTGGCAACTCTACTCTATCTCTAAACCATTTTACTGATGCATTTACCGCATCATATACAATCTTTAGCGTTTTTGTTTCACCATCTAAAATAAAAGAGTCTATACTAGAAACCGGAGTAATAGAAAAACTTGAAGCAACTTGCTTAACTACAACTTCTTCAGAGACACCTATACATCCATTTATATTTTCTACTTCTAAATAATACTTCCCTAAATCACTGCTATTTTTAATTGTAAAAGTTGGAGAGTAATCTGATAAAGGAGCAATTTTAACTCCATCTTTAAACCAAGAATAAATATAATCTGAATTATTAATAGAGGCTTCCAGCATATAAGAACCATCTAAACACACCTCGACTATTGGGTCTCCTTTTATTACGACTTCTACCTCAGGAAGCATTGATACTTCAACCATATTAGAAACAACTGCCGCATAACAAGAACCATAAAAAATCTCACTGTAGTACAAACCCGGTTCTGTAACGGTTAGTGTTGAACCTCCTAAAGAAAGCTTAACTCCGTCTTTATACCATTGATATTTAGATGCGGATGTAATATTTAGCACTAATTCTTTAGACGCTCCATTACATAAAATTACATCTGTAAAATTATTTAAAATAAGTCTCTCTGAAGTAACATAATAAGCTTCAAAAGAGTTAGATTCTGGACTAATTTTCTCAGGGGAAGATGATCTTACCCTTAACTTATAACCTTCTCCATGCGCATCTGTAGGCATCTTAAAAGTTGTTGAAAACTTAAAAGATGAGTTTTGGTTTGTAATTGTTTTTACAGAAGTAGCTGATGAAAAATTACCGTCTTTGTCTGATAATTCTAAAGTAAAAACATTATCGTTATTAAAAGAGGTTGTATTGTATATTATTTCTAATTCGAAAGAATTAAAATTTGCACTAGCACATGCATAGGTATAACTTAATACTGGCTTCTCAAGCTCTTGAGACACCAATAAAAAAGAATTAATAATTAATAAAAAAGTTAGGGCTCTTTTTTTAATGATCTTTTATTTTATAATTACTAACAGAATTAGCAAAAGGGGTTAATCTAACAAAGGTAATTTTTTTTAAATGAAAATCTGTTTTTAGTTGACTTTATTTAATCTTGATTTATAAAGAATTAAAGATTCTCTTTTAGGAGCTCTTAAAAAACTGCAGTAGCTTAACTTTGGTTAATCATTTTACGCTAGCTAACTGAATTTCAATTGTTTTGAAACCCAAATTATTATTTAGATATAGATTCTAGTAAGAAACAAAAACTTTTAATTTTTTATTATCACACTTAGAAAACAGTATTATATTCTTAGCTAATCGTATTAAAAAAACTCTTGAAATAACCACTTTTTAATAAGGATCCTTGGGAATGTATCGAGTTTCCTATGTAAACAAATCGTTAAGACCTTTCAGTCTTCCTTACCTTTTATACAAACATCTAGAGAGTACATTTGATGATTTTTAGCAACATCTAGTAAATGAAAGGTATCAAAAAAATTAATTCTCAAAAGAGTTTCAAGAATTTTAATCTAATTATCTACACAAAACTCTGCCGAAAAGTGAATCGCATTAGAAAAATTATATTTCAAAATAAATTATCTACTAAAAAACTAGCTTCCCCCAACAATAAGAATCGCTTGCATTCTTACTTTTTATAACTACTTAAATAAGTGTTTACTTTAATTAAAAGCAATACAAAAATCATGAATAAAGCTCCTAAAGCAGCTAATTGGAATGCTATATTTTTAGTAATCTCTTTTATTTCATAACCAATAGGCTGAAAATTAGAAATAACATTTATAACTTCATATTTATTAGATTTTTTTAGGACTACACTTTCT from Polaribacter sp. ALD11 includes the following:
- a CDS encoding gliding motility-associated C-terminal domain-containing protein, with amino-acid sequence MSQELEKPVLSYTYACASANFNSFELEIIYNTTSFNNDNVFTLELSDKDGNFSSATSVKTITNQNSSFKFSTTFKMPTDAHGEGYKLRVRSSSPEKISPESNSFEAYYVTSERLILNNFTDVILCNGASKELVLNITSASKYQWYKDGVKLSLGGSTLTVTEPGLYYSEIFYGSCYAAVVSNMVEVSMLPEVEVVIKGDPIVEVCLDGSYMLEASINNSDYIYSWFKDGVKIAPLSDYSPTFTIKNSSDLGKYYLEVENINGCIGVSEEVVVKQVASSFSITPVSSIDSFILDGETKTLKIVYDAVNASVKWFRDRVELPNSNKDQIEITVPGIYKAEVTGGSSCATTQESPEFTVNEIIKLTAVVDVASNYVSCKSNTTAIEVKSIRAFDTNNIEYVVIENQYTYLDFQWLKDGILVNNETEKEVSLGNFNQNGVYSLNVIIGGVKSVSNEIAIKLSIPNVLITSSLSSNIICDNTIQLTTTENSNYTYQWFKNGVLVPNSNHFIFETEVSGIYKVNVAAFGCSTTSDDILLNDFDTSIITIDSPLDFILNSGKTKIINASGADSYEWLDNNGNLLSAFSSIEINSPGIYNLLAKVNNCEVLKIVTVSENEEQAVPNALTLNGDGVNDAWVLSNKYAFKLDVEVEIYNANGKQLLKTTNYQNDWPNNQTISKSQLFFYVIKQKGKIIKKGTISVVK